The following coding sequences are from one Salvia hispanica cultivar TCC Black 2014 chromosome 3, UniMelb_Shisp_WGS_1.0, whole genome shotgun sequence window:
- the LOC125215704 gene encoding uncharacterized protein LOC125215704, translated as MDCGSSLLPYIWCFEALACSNRVEASLLLDLLRKTPQISKDIGKNARERGSLKFLESLSIHGACANSVSSASREKVIIDPSDRCEDVLRQILSEKSLSDLKAAGPEISKWDLKPFIEHQKSNLPRYALKQLKDAILTGSPSIPSYIREQSGLPVGSHAEPQAPAEDGNCYGSSPGAESHTDDGSPLPRDLPDENLVPRKKRSNEGPAEQLCITRVSPVKKNKVSHCDNGRNNKPEEQQRQELNIEEEGGKNEAHDLKTTNDDVNGGLELHMENVDAVEEKSHVSDDNDGNDDGKTDTARKQKALHSLQCTSSQDSLETTNSGAQNLLADASKRYSKEKCSLEKETCVEVMKQNGSAGNGNSQGNSIKDLHVLPHRGTGVLNENFDVAMQNNEDETRENDMKGFHGLTSIHEDIYKDDQNVHRTVRTVGEAEAGVHISSDDDGYQDEEAAISTQKETYLSYHLTCSQNSLATNDGRELHFCMKCHMGGESGQMLSCISPACPLMIHESCLDSDVSFDTRETFYCPFCAYSRSISKYMEVKKSAFLARKDLATFFSLGPQNEPNIQTCKSVGMDGNCLKQNEGLPKSNEPKEINIVEKVLLDLEYEQAGNSKLHADFNPPFGRKTADSTDKLVHSFKTVKQDMEGSRQKSQRLAGCRPKPIAAEAVRNSPSETVASETSGSAKHADVRFKKGVPRPPEKNLPCEHLCSQSSQSNYADDLSEEENEDSGPSKRRLRFQKQKRQNLHPAIPQLKRRKLLWTSEEEDKLKEGVHKHHHTGFNIPWTTILEEGKLTFHPSRTPVDLKDKWRNMCNANSKSKMRVC; from the exons ATGGACTGTGGATCGTCTCTTCTTCCGTATATATGGTGCTTCGAGGCATTGGCATGCTCTAATCGTGTGGAGGCATCTCTTTTACTAG ATTTGCTTAGGAAGACACCACAAATTAGCAAGGATATTGGGAAAAATGCAAGGGAACGGGGGTCACTGAAATTTCTAGAGAGTTTATCCATTCATGGAGCTTGTGCAAATTCTGTATCGTCTGCCTCGAGGGAAAAAGTTATTATTGATCCATCTGACCGTTGCGAAGATGTACTGCGACAAATATTGAGCGAG AAATCTTTATCGGATCTGAAAGCTGCTGGACCAGAGATATCGAAGTGGGATCTCAAGCCCTTCATAGAGCATCAAAAATCTAACTTGCCTAGATATGCTCTGAAACAG CTGAAGGATGCAATTCTTACAGGAAGCCCATCTATTCCGTCATATATAAGAGAACAAAGTGGTTTGCCAGTTGGGAGTCATGCGGAGCCTCAAGCCCCGGCAGAAGATGGTAATTGCTATGGAAGTTCGCCTGGAGCCGAAAGCCACACTGATGATGGTAGCCCTTTGCCGAGGGATTTGCCTGATGAAAACTTAGTACCGAGGAAAAAGAGATCGAATGAAGGTCCAGCTGAACAGTTGTGTATAACCCGCGTAAGCCCCGTCAAGAAGAATAAGGTTTCTCATTGTGACAATGGACGGAATAACAAACCTGAGGAGCAGCAGAGGCAAGAACTGAAcattgaagaagaaggtggCAAGAATGAAGCCCATGACCTCAAAACAACTAATGATGATGTCAATGGTGGACTTGAGCTACATATGGAAAATGTTGATGCAGTGGAAGAAAAATCTCATGTTTCTGATGATAATGATGGTAACGATGATGGCAAGACTGACACTGCTAGGAAGCAAAAGGCTTTGCACAGTCTTCAGTGCACTTCCAGCCAAGATTCTTTGGAAACAACTAATAGTGGAGCTCAAAATCTTTTAGCAGATGCATCTAAAAGATACAGTAAAGAAAAGTGCAGCTTAGAGAAAGAAACTTGTGTAGAGGTCATGAAGCAAAATGGATCTGCTGGGAATGGTAATAGCCAGGGTAATTCAATAAAGGACCTTCACGTTTTGCCCCATCGTGGTACTGGAGTActgaatgaaaattttgatgtcGCAATGCAAAATAACGAGGATGAAACCAGGGAAAATGACATGAAAGGTTTCCATGGGCTCACATCGATTCACGAGGACATTTATAAGGATGACCAAAATGTTCATAGAACTGTCAGAACTGTTGGTGAAGCTGAAGCTGGTGTACATATTTCCAGTGATGATGATGGATATCAGGACGAGGAGGCAGCTATTTCCACTCAGAAGGAAACATATTTGAGCTATCATTTGACATGTAGTCAAAATTCATTAGCAACAAACGATGGAAGAGAACTACATTTTTGTATGAAATGTCACATGGGTGGAGAATCTGGACAAATGTTGTCTTGTATTTCTCCTGCGTGCCCTTTAATGATTCATGAGAGTTGTTTGGATTCAGATGTGAGCTTTGACACAAGGGAGACATTTTACTGCCCGTTTTGTGCATATTCTCGGTCGATATCCAAGTATATGGAAGTTAAGAAATCTGCCTTCTTGGCAAGAAAGGACCTTGCAACATTTTTTTCCTTGGGGCCGCAAAATGAACCAAACATACAGACCTGTAAATCAGTTGGGATGGATGGAAATTGTTTGAAACAAAATGAAGGGTTGCCTAAAAGTAATGAACcgaaagaaataaatattgtggagAAGGTATTGCTGGACCTGGAATATGAGCAGGCAGGGAATTCAAAGTTGCATGCTGATTTCAACCCTCCATTTGGAAGAAAAACAGCAGACTCAACTGATAAATTAGTTCATAGTTTTAAAACGGTTAAGCAAGATATGGAAGGATCTAGGCAAAAATCCCAACGCCTGGCAGGTTGCAGACCGAAACCCATTGCTGCAGAGGCAGTTCGTAACTCTCCGAGTGAAACTGTGGCCTCAGAGACAAGTGGGAGTGCAAAGCATGCTGATGTCAGATTCAAAAAGGGAGTTCCACGCCCACCAGAAAAAAATTTACCTTGTGAGCATTTATGCTCACAAAGCTCTCAATCAAATTATGCAGATGACTTATCTGAAGAAGAGAATGAGGATTCTGGACCTTCCAAGCGTCGTTTAAggtttcaaaaacaaaaaaggcaAAA CTTGCACCCAGCAATTCCTCAATTGAAGAGGCGAAAACTCCTGTGGACaagtgaagaagaagacaaaTTGAAG GAGGGGGTGCACAAACATCATCACACTGGTTTTAACATCCCATGGACAACGATTTTGGAAGAGGGTAAACTTACGTTCCATCCAAGTCGTACTCCCGTAGACCTAAAAGATAAATGGAGGAACATGTGTAACGCCAACTCAAAATCCAAGATGAGAGTTTGCTGA